In Leisingera methylohalidivorans DSM 14336, a single genomic region encodes these proteins:
- the phaZ gene encoding polyhydroxyalkanoate depolymerase, producing MRYMMTYDLMETVRNTNQWLGATALSMASYPVFSALPNPALSWMAAWGEVTERTYQRMVVKPDWGIRTFTCEDGKDHLVDITTVVERPFGDLIHFKVNGREEQPRKVLLVAPMSGHYATLLRSTVKSLIVNCEVYVTDWHNARDIPVSAGKFDVEDYTLYLVDFMRELGPDTHVVAVCQPVPLTLAATAYLAEQDPKAQPSSLTLIGGPVDPDATPTEVTDFGRRVTMGQLEETMIQRVGYKNKGVGRKVYPGLLQLASFMSMNGERHSRAFVDQIQRVSRGEASDHDAHNRFYDEYLAVMDMTAEFYLSTVERVFKRREIARNEFVVNGHKVDIGKITNVAVKTVEGAKDDISAPGQCVAALDLCTGLPDSMKASHLEPGAGHYGIFAGRSWRDNIRPLVIDFMNANSRRKPGRKPANKNTAA from the coding sequence ATGCGATACATGATGACCTACGATCTGATGGAGACAGTCCGGAACACCAACCAATGGTTGGGCGCCACCGCGCTCTCCATGGCATCTTACCCGGTCTTTTCCGCCTTGCCAAACCCTGCTCTCAGCTGGATGGCCGCCTGGGGTGAAGTAACGGAACGTACTTACCAGCGAATGGTGGTGAAACCGGACTGGGGCATCCGCACTTTCACCTGCGAAGACGGCAAGGACCATCTGGTGGACATCACCACTGTGGTCGAACGGCCGTTCGGCGATTTGATCCATTTCAAGGTAAACGGACGCGAAGAACAGCCGCGCAAGGTGCTGCTGGTTGCCCCGATGTCCGGCCATTACGCCACCCTCCTGCGGTCCACGGTCAAAAGCTTGATCGTCAATTGTGAAGTCTACGTGACAGACTGGCATAACGCCCGCGACATTCCTGTTTCCGCAGGGAAATTCGATGTCGAGGACTACACGCTTTACCTCGTCGACTTCATGCGCGAACTGGGGCCGGACACCCATGTTGTCGCGGTGTGCCAGCCGGTTCCCTTGACCCTCGCCGCCACCGCCTATCTGGCCGAACAGGACCCCAAGGCGCAGCCGTCATCCTTGACGCTGATCGGCGGCCCGGTGGACCCGGACGCCACCCCGACCGAGGTCACCGATTTCGGCCGCCGCGTCACCATGGGCCAGCTGGAGGAAACCATGATCCAGCGGGTCGGCTACAAAAACAAAGGCGTCGGGCGCAAAGTTTATCCGGGCCTGTTGCAGCTGGCCTCCTTCATGTCGATGAACGGCGAACGCCATTCCAGGGCCTTCGTGGACCAGATCCAGCGCGTGTCCCGCGGCGAGGCGTCGGATCACGACGCCCACAACCGGTTCTATGACGAATATCTGGCTGTCATGGACATGACCGCGGAATTCTACCTGTCCACTGTCGAGCGCGTCTTCAAACGACGCGAGATCGCCCGCAACGAATTCGTTGTGAATGGCCACAAGGTCGACATCGGCAAAATCACCAATGTGGCGGTAAAGACTGTCGAAGGCGCCAAGGATGATATCTCTGCCCCCGGCCAATGCGTCGCCGCGCTGGATCTTTGCACCGGCCTGCCTGACAGCATGAAAGCCAGCCACCTGGAGCCGGGCGCGGGCCACTATGGCATCTTTGCCGGCCGCAGCTGGCGCGACAACATCCGCCCGCTGGTGATCGATTTCATGAACGCCAACAGCCGCCGGAAACCGGGCCGCAAGCCTGCCAACAAGAACACGGCTGCCTGA
- a CDS encoding PHA/PHB synthase family protein, whose protein sequence is MTTSDEFSAVASSESIEKLKENMSRVEELSKRLADVMSRKVPHNPALDGPNQELYARAATAYWTEAMQNPAKILEQQIGYWSKSVLNFAEAQKALAGQLDSTDDGGPADRRFSNPLWESSPYFNFVKQQYITNADAIRKAVQDAGELDGKDKQRLTYFADQIIEMMSPTNFLPTNPDALEKAVATEGQSLIDGLENLVTDLEANNGELVVRLADESAFELGGNIATTPGDVVYRNRMMELIQYKPATETVHETPIVLFPPWINKFYILDLKAQNSMIKWVTEQGYTLFVVSWVNADASHADVGMEDYMQEGILTAIETVKEICKVKQVNAVGYCIAGTTLSLTLSLLKQRGDTSVKSATFFTTLTDFGDQGEFTPFLQNDFVDGIEAQVEEDGLLRSWVIARTMSFLRSKDLIYGPAVKSYMMGETPPAFDLLYWNGDGANLPGRMAVQYLRGLCQNNEFVREGFELMGHKLHIRDVDVPLMSITCETDHIARWKDCYRGVQQMGSRSKSFIVSESGHIAGIVNPPSKKKYGHYTNPDLKGDSEAWMEGAEYHQGSWWPRWNDWLKKRSGKQVPAREAGDSGYPSLMPAPGSYVRVKASR, encoded by the coding sequence ATGACAACTAGTGACGAATTTTCCGCAGTGGCCAGTTCTGAGAGCATTGAAAAGCTTAAGGAAAACATGAGCCGTGTCGAGGAGCTGAGCAAGCGTCTGGCGGATGTCATGTCCCGGAAGGTCCCGCATAACCCCGCTTTGGACGGTCCGAATCAAGAGCTTTATGCACGTGCAGCAACCGCCTATTGGACAGAGGCGATGCAAAACCCCGCCAAGATCCTGGAGCAGCAGATCGGGTACTGGAGCAAATCGGTGCTGAATTTCGCCGAAGCGCAGAAGGCCCTGGCCGGACAATTGGACAGCACCGATGACGGCGGCCCCGCGGACCGCCGTTTTTCGAATCCTCTGTGGGAAAGCAGCCCGTACTTCAATTTTGTGAAGCAGCAATACATAACCAACGCCGATGCGATCCGCAAAGCGGTGCAGGATGCGGGCGAATTGGACGGCAAGGACAAGCAGCGCCTGACATATTTTGCCGACCAGATCATCGAGATGATGTCGCCGACCAATTTTCTGCCCACCAATCCGGATGCGCTGGAAAAGGCTGTAGCGACCGAAGGCCAGTCGCTGATCGACGGGCTGGAGAACCTGGTCACAGATCTGGAAGCCAACAATGGCGAACTGGTGGTGCGGCTGGCGGATGAGAGCGCCTTTGAACTGGGCGGCAATATCGCCACCACGCCTGGCGATGTGGTCTACCGCAACCGGATGATGGAGCTGATCCAGTACAAACCGGCGACGGAAACCGTGCACGAGACTCCGATTGTGCTGTTCCCGCCCTGGATCAACAAGTTCTACATCCTCGATCTGAAGGCGCAGAACAGCATGATCAAATGGGTGACCGAGCAGGGCTATACCCTGTTCGTCGTCTCCTGGGTCAATGCGGATGCCAGCCATGCCGATGTGGGGATGGAAGATTACATGCAGGAGGGCATCCTGACCGCGATTGAAACGGTCAAGGAGATCTGCAAGGTCAAACAGGTGAACGCTGTAGGCTACTGCATCGCCGGCACCACGCTGAGCCTGACATTGTCGCTGTTGAAACAGCGCGGCGACACATCGGTGAAATCAGCGACCTTCTTTACCACCCTGACCGATTTCGGTGATCAGGGCGAGTTCACGCCGTTCCTGCAGAATGATTTCGTTGACGGGATCGAGGCGCAGGTGGAAGAGGATGGGCTGCTGCGCTCCTGGGTGATTGCGCGGACCATGTCGTTCCTGCGCTCCAAGGATCTGATCTATGGCCCCGCCGTCAAAAGCTACATGATGGGCGAGACGCCGCCGGCCTTTGATCTGCTGTATTGGAACGGCGATGGCGCCAACCTGCCGGGCCGGATGGCGGTTCAGTATCTCCGGGGCCTGTGCCAGAACAATGAATTTGTCCGCGAGGGGTTCGAGTTGATGGGCCACAAGCTGCATATCAGGGATGTGGACGTGCCGCTGATGTCGATCACCTGCGAGACGGACCATATCGCCCGCTGGAAGGACTGCTACCGGGGGGTGCAGCAGATGGGGTCGCGCAGCAAGAGTTTCATCGTGTCGGAGTCCGGCCATATCGCGGGTATCGTCAACCCGCCCAGCAAGAAGAAGTACGGCCATTACACCAATCCAGATCTGAAAGGCGACAGCGAGGCCTGGATGGAGGGGGCGGAATACCACCAAGGCTCCTGGTGGCCGCGCTGGAACGATTGGCTGAAGAAGCGGTCCGGCAAGCAGGTTCCCGCCCGCGAAGCCGGGGATTCGGGGTATCCCTCTTTGATGCCTGCCCCTGGGTCCTATGTCAGGGTCAAGGCAAGCCGTTGA
- a CDS encoding phasin family protein: MAKTQDFTAMMKDFMGAFPVDTKAMEDVFKNTAALNEKLSAVALDAAGKSAEISNKWTKETISKLGDVSKVKADPADYAKAATDFASASAEVAAENMAAFAEIAKKVQMETVELVMAAGKDMGEEATAAVKKATDEVTSAAKKASAAAK, from the coding sequence ATGGCAAAGACCCAAGACTTCACCGCGATGATGAAAGACTTCATGGGCGCCTTCCCGGTCGACACCAAAGCGATGGAAGACGTTTTCAAGAACACCGCAGCCCTGAACGAGAAGCTGTCCGCCGTTGCGCTGGACGCTGCCGGCAAATCCGCTGAGATCTCGAACAAGTGGACCAAAGAAACCATCTCCAAGCTGGGCGATGTGTCCAAAGTCAAAGCCGACCCGGCCGACTATGCCAAAGCCGCAACCGATTTCGCCTCCGCTTCCGCTGAAGTGGCTGCTGAAAACATGGCTGCCTTTGCTGAGATCGCCAAGAAGGTCCAGATGGAAACCGTCGAACTGGTGATGGCTGCCGGCAAAGACATGGGCGAAGAAGCGACCGCAGCTGTGAAGAAGGCCACCGACGAAGTGACCTCCGCAGCGAAAAAAGCTTCTGCTGCTGCAAAGTAA
- a CDS encoding adenylate/guanylate cyclase domain-containing protein: MMADQGDRQRQAAVLIADVAGFSALVETGESEAVAAVRRLADDIVVPVAHQYSGQLVKTLGDGFLLEFGTSVQAVKAALLIAKRTAASAASRPPPHLHLRMGIHTGNVIAAGGDLFGSCVNIAARLESLAGPGEICVSGTVQEQVRGRINAAFDDLGLQVIRNISDPVRIFRIAENPMPRFEAEGPAYEVSIAVLPFLNKSPGAPGADSLAETLTEDVTIGLSRFRDLRVISRTSAFRFASSASETSLAAVELGVRYLAEGTVRQRPGKLRVAVSLADGYSGTTLFSEQYHLDDEAGFSRQDALARQITQTLAGQLQATAKRMSAEVLANGGPWTSRELVLQAKALTLDTRDALHRCRQLYQTACVSDQGNPSAYSGLALTYLVEWMSGWGLSPEDTLDQAFPCLRRAARIDPLDSAVQRRLAIMHLFKGDFPMAEDHFQRALALNPNDTEAMAFRGLSYVYRGQPEKALAELDQASVRNPFHPTYFHWFRGLALYMCREYLPAISEVNKAVGLFPGFPAPHCHLAACYAQLGDRAAAARQCGRILGLEPEFSVARISKTLPFVRAADLEHYCDGLLRAGLPD; this comes from the coding sequence ATGATGGCTGACCAAGGGGACAGACAAAGACAAGCTGCTGTACTAATTGCTGATGTGGCCGGGTTTTCCGCGCTGGTTGAAACCGGCGAATCGGAGGCGGTTGCCGCGGTTCGCCGTCTTGCGGACGACATCGTGGTGCCTGTGGCTCATCAGTATTCAGGTCAGCTTGTCAAAACACTGGGCGACGGTTTTCTGCTGGAGTTCGGGACCTCTGTGCAAGCGGTGAAAGCCGCCTTGCTGATTGCCAAGCGGACCGCTGCCTCGGCTGCCAGCCGCCCGCCGCCCCATCTGCACCTTAGAATGGGAATTCACACAGGAAACGTCATCGCTGCCGGGGGCGATCTGTTCGGCAGCTGTGTCAATATCGCGGCCCGCCTCGAAAGCCTTGCCGGACCCGGTGAAATCTGCGTTTCCGGCACGGTTCAAGAGCAGGTCCGCGGCAGGATCAATGCGGCCTTTGACGATCTTGGCCTGCAGGTCATCCGCAATATCTCAGACCCGGTTCGGATCTTCCGAATAGCCGAAAACCCGATGCCGCGCTTTGAAGCCGAAGGCCCCGCCTACGAAGTGTCCATCGCAGTTTTACCCTTTCTGAACAAATCCCCTGGTGCACCCGGAGCAGACAGTCTGGCTGAAACCCTGACCGAAGACGTGACCATCGGCCTGTCCCGGTTCCGCGATCTGCGTGTCATATCCCGCACCTCGGCATTCCGCTTTGCCAGCAGCGCATCAGAAACATCTCTGGCGGCGGTGGAACTCGGCGTCCGCTATCTGGCCGAAGGAACGGTGCGGCAGCGGCCTGGAAAACTGCGGGTCGCCGTTTCGCTGGCAGATGGCTACAGCGGTACGACGCTGTTCAGTGAACAATACCATCTGGACGACGAAGCCGGCTTCAGCCGTCAGGACGCTTTGGCCCGGCAGATCACCCAAACCCTGGCCGGACAGCTGCAGGCCACCGCAAAACGCATGTCGGCCGAAGTTCTGGCAAACGGCGGCCCCTGGACGTCAAGGGAACTGGTCCTGCAGGCCAAAGCCCTGACCCTCGACACCCGGGACGCTCTGCATCGGTGCCGGCAGCTGTATCAGACCGCCTGTGTCAGCGACCAGGGGAACCCCTCTGCCTATTCGGGATTGGCGCTCACATATCTGGTGGAATGGATGAGCGGCTGGGGCTTGTCGCCCGAGGACACTCTGGACCAGGCTTTCCCCTGTCTGCGCCGGGCAGCCCGTATCGACCCGCTGGACAGCGCCGTGCAACGCCGGCTGGCGATCATGCATCTGTTCAAGGGAGATTTCCCCATGGCAGAAGACCATTTCCAGCGCGCCCTTGCCCTGAACCCGAACGACACTGAAGCGATGGCCTTCCGCGGTCTGTCCTATGTGTACCGGGGCCAGCCCGAAAAGGCCCTTGCCGAATTGGATCAAGCTTCTGTCCGCAACCCGTTTCATCCAACCTACTTCCACTGGTTCAGGGGGCTGGCGCTGTACATGTGCCGGGAATACCTGCCAGCCATTTCAGAAGTGAACAAGGCTGTCGGGCTGTTTCCCGGTTTTCCGGCCCCGCACTGCCATCTGGCTGCCTGCTATGCACAATTGGGAGACAGGGCAGCGGCGGCGCGGCAATGCGGGCGCATCCTTGGCCTGGAGCCGGAGTTTTCGGTCGCCCGCATCAGCAAAACCCTTCCCTTCGTCAGAGCCGCCGATCTGGAGCATTACTGCGACGGGCTGCTGCGGGCCGGACTGCCGGACTGA
- a CDS encoding NAD-dependent epimerase/dehydratase family protein: MKILILGGTGSIGTAVTQDLVRHGHEVTGLSRSDASDRKLAALGARPLRGDLRHPGSWAREISRVDGLIQLAATFGTDMAEADTTAMAAILRQAAMRPAPLRLIYTGGCWLYGATGNRIADEASPMRPLKPFAWMQTNARAALAAPALSTAVIHPAMVYHPEGGAFSRYLEAARQKIPFEIWGSVATRWPLVERADLARAYRLLMEHPRLKGHFNASAETGVPVAEITREIARRHGHDASYVVRSLKHVLIKYGDWAAGPTLDQQMDSGKLRRMAGWQPQHSSFRKAQF, from the coding sequence ATGAAAATCCTGATTCTCGGCGGCACCGGATCCATTGGCACCGCCGTCACCCAAGACCTGGTCCGGCACGGGCATGAGGTCACCGGTCTCAGCCGCTCGGATGCCTCGGACCGCAAACTGGCGGCATTGGGTGCCCGGCCCTTGCGCGGTGATCTGCGCCACCCCGGCAGTTGGGCCCGCGAGATCTCCCGCGTGGACGGGTTAATCCAGCTGGCGGCCACATTCGGCACCGATATGGCCGAGGCGGACACAACCGCCATGGCTGCTATTCTGCGTCAGGCGGCCATGCGCCCAGCGCCGCTGCGGCTGATCTATACCGGCGGTTGCTGGCTGTACGGCGCCACCGGCAACCGGATCGCCGATGAAGCCAGCCCGATGCGGCCGCTCAAACCCTTTGCCTGGATGCAGACGAATGCCCGTGCAGCGCTTGCTGCCCCGGCGCTTTCCACCGCTGTGATCCATCCGGCGATGGTGTACCACCCGGAAGGCGGCGCCTTCTCCCGTTATCTGGAGGCCGCCCGGCAGAAGATTCCGTTCGAGATCTGGGGCAGCGTCGCAACCCGCTGGCCTCTGGTCGAACGTGCGGATCTTGCCCGTGCCTACCGGCTGCTGATGGAACACCCCCGGCTCAAGGGCCATTTCAACGCCAGTGCTGAAACCGGCGTTCCCGTGGCTGAGATCACCCGCGAGATTGCCCGGCGCCATGGCCATGACGCCAGCTATGTTGTGCGCAGCCTGAAGCATGTGCTGATCAAATACGGCGATTGGGCCGCAGGCCCGACATTGGATCAGCAAATGGACTCCGGGAAACTGCGCCGGATGGCCGGCTGGCAGCCGCAGCACAGCAGCTTCCGCAAGGCGCAGTTTTGA
- the phaR gene encoding polyhydroxyalkanoate synthesis repressor PhaR, with amino-acid sequence MAEQDKPLLIKRYASRRLYNTETSDYVTLEDIAGFIREGREVQIVDLKTGDDLTRQYLLQIIAEHESRGENVLPVNVLNDLVRSYMVPGGGVMPQFLQSSFDMLRESQSKMMENMSAMNPMVKMPGFEAMKAQQEAFLKAMTGGLGAAGWTGGASAEEKSEDGEDLDDIKKQLAELQEKLSKMK; translated from the coding sequence ATGGCAGAACAGGACAAACCCTTGCTGATCAAGCGGTACGCGAGCCGCAGGCTTTATAACACCGAGACCAGTGATTACGTCACGCTGGAGGATATCGCGGGGTTCATCCGGGAAGGGCGCGAGGTGCAGATCGTTGATCTGAAGACCGGCGACGACCTGACACGGCAGTACCTGTTGCAGATCATTGCTGAGCATGAAAGCCGCGGCGAGAATGTGCTGCCGGTGAATGTGCTGAACGATCTGGTGCGCAGCTACATGGTGCCCGGCGGCGGGGTGATGCCGCAGTTCCTGCAGTCTTCTTTTGATATGCTGCGCGAAAGCCAGTCAAAGATGATGGAAAACATGAGCGCGATGAACCCGATGGTGAAGATGCCGGGGTTCGAAGCGATGAAGGCGCAGCAGGAAGCGTTTCTGAAGGCCATGACCGGCGGCCTTGGCGCGGCCGGCTGGACCGGCGGCGCGTCCGCGGAAGAGAAATCCGAAGACGGCGAGGATCTGGACGACATCAAGAAGCAGTTGGCCGAGCTGCAGGAAAAACTGTCGAAGATGAAGTAA
- a CDS encoding DegT/DnrJ/EryC1/StrS family aminotransferase, with the protein MALPPNVHDAEPIPAAAREAIEALMQSGDLFRYTAPENAPVTLLEQEYADLLGSKYALAVSSCSAALFLSLKALSLPRDARVLIPAFTFAAVPSSVVHADCVPVLCEVGENYRIDMADFEAKLDSVQAVIISHMRGHTSDMDAIMALCDARGIPVVEDAAHSLGTTWNGRNIGTIGKVGCFSFQSYKMVNGGEGGILITDDAGLIARAVIMSGAYEHNWKKHKGPRGENAPDLEQAFAKWQNQLPLYNLRMSNLSAAVIRPQLPELARRVRDGLANHDYVAARLNASPYFDVPAPLAPERRAPDSIQFNLAGLSEAQTRAFASTAEAKGVKVQVFGLSSDNARAFWNWQFLRDQPELPQTRAMLMKACDVRLPVRLTRAELDVIADILLAAAKETMARAAA; encoded by the coding sequence ATGGCTTTGCCGCCCAATGTTCATGACGCTGAACCCATTCCCGCAGCTGCCCGTGAGGCCATTGAGGCCCTGATGCAGTCGGGCGATCTGTTCCGCTACACTGCGCCGGAAAACGCACCTGTGACGCTGCTGGAACAGGAATATGCAGACCTCTTGGGCAGCAAATATGCGCTGGCAGTCTCCTCCTGCTCCGCTGCCTTGTTCCTGTCACTGAAGGCGCTTAGCCTGCCCCGCGATGCACGTGTGCTGATCCCCGCCTTCACCTTTGCCGCGGTGCCCTCGTCGGTGGTGCACGCCGACTGCGTGCCGGTTCTGTGCGAGGTGGGCGAAAACTACCGCATCGACATGGCGGATTTCGAGGCCAAGCTGGACAGTGTACAGGCGGTGATCATCAGCCACATGCGCGGCCACACCTCGGACATGGACGCGATCATGGCGCTCTGCGACGCCCGCGGCATCCCGGTGGTCGAGGACGCGGCCCATTCGCTTGGCACCACCTGGAACGGCCGGAACATCGGCACCATCGGCAAGGTGGGCTGCTTCTCCTTCCAGTCCTATAAAATGGTCAACGGCGGCGAAGGCGGCATTCTGATCACCGACGACGCCGGCCTGATTGCCCGCGCCGTCATCATGTCCGGCGCTTACGAGCATAATTGGAAAAAGCACAAGGGCCCGCGTGGTGAAAATGCCCCGGACCTGGAACAGGCTTTTGCCAAGTGGCAGAACCAGCTGCCGCTATATAATCTGCGGATGAGCAATCTGTCCGCAGCCGTGATCCGCCCGCAGCTGCCGGAACTGGCGCGCCGGGTGCGCGACGGGCTGGCCAACCATGACTATGTGGCCGCGCGTCTGAATGCCTCCCCCTATTTTGACGTGCCAGCGCCGCTTGCCCCTGAACGCCGCGCGCCGGATTCGATCCAGTTCAATCTGGCGGGTCTCAGCGAGGCGCAAACCCGCGCCTTTGCCAGCACGGCAGAAGCCAAGGGCGTCAAAGTGCAGGTCTTCGGCCTCTCCAGCGACAACGCCCGCGCCTTCTGGAACTGGCAGTTCCTGCGCGATCAGCCCGAGCTGCCGCAAACCCGCGCCATGCTGATGAAGGCTTGCGACGTGCGGCTGCCGGTGCGCCTGACCCGTGCCGAGCTGGATGTGATTGCAGATATTCTGCTGGCTGCGGCCAAGGAAACCATGGCCAGGGCAGCCGCCTGA
- a CDS encoding NAD(P)/FAD-dependent oxidoreductase — protein sequence MGMNLLYSNDRKGHYPNSWYAATATPMERFPALAGELTADVCIVGGGYTGLSAALHLAEAGQRVVVLEAHRAGFGASGRNGGQLGSGQRMEQDGLEALMGEPEAQKLWQLGEDAKNLVKALIDRHKIDCHLKPGIAHACFSKSEAAHERAYAEHLQNRYGYDQIQPLDEAGLQAVCPSPAYKGGSLDMGAAHLHPLNFALGLARAAAGAGAQICEQSEVLDIQEGAQVRVRTANGTVTAGHLILACNGYLGGLNRQVAARVMPINNFILATEPLGADAARVLARDVAVADSKFVVNYFRLSHDKRLLFGGGESYGYRFPADIASTVRKPMQQIFPHLKDVRIDYAWGGTLGITMKRMPYLARLAPNVLSASGYSGHGVGTATHAGQLMALALQGQAEGFDTLAQVPAPRFPGGPRMRSPLLALAMTWFSLRDRLGI from the coding sequence ATGGGCATGAACCTGCTCTATTCCAATGACCGCAAGGGCCATTATCCAAACAGCTGGTACGCAGCGACGGCCACCCCAATGGAGCGGTTTCCGGCTCTGGCGGGGGAGCTGACCGCGGATGTCTGCATCGTCGGCGGCGGCTATACCGGCTTGTCCGCTGCGCTGCATCTGGCCGAAGCCGGTCAGCGTGTCGTTGTGCTGGAAGCGCACCGTGCGGGGTTTGGCGCCTCGGGCCGCAACGGCGGCCAGCTCGGCAGCGGCCAGAGGATGGAACAGGACGGGCTGGAAGCGCTGATGGGCGAGCCCGAAGCGCAAAAGCTCTGGCAGCTGGGCGAGGACGCCAAAAACCTGGTCAAAGCGCTGATTGACCGTCACAAAATCGACTGCCACCTGAAACCCGGCATTGCCCATGCGTGCTTTTCCAAAAGCGAAGCCGCCCATGAACGGGCCTATGCCGAACACCTGCAGAACCGCTATGGCTACGATCAGATCCAGCCGCTGGATGAAGCCGGGCTGCAGGCCGTCTGCCCCTCTCCCGCCTATAAGGGCGGCTCGCTGGACATGGGGGCCGCCCATCTGCACCCGCTGAACTTTGCCCTGGGCCTGGCCCGGGCGGCGGCGGGCGCCGGAGCGCAGATCTGCGAGCAAAGCGAGGTTCTGGACATCCAGGAAGGCGCGCAAGTCCGCGTGCGGACAGCAAACGGCACAGTCACAGCCGGACACCTGATCCTGGCCTGCAACGGCTACCTGGGCGGATTGAACCGCCAAGTCGCCGCGCGGGTGATGCCGATCAACAATTTCATCCTGGCAACCGAACCGCTGGGCGCGGATGCCGCGCGGGTGCTTGCCCGTGACGTGGCGGTGGCAGACAGCAAATTCGTGGTGAACTATTTCCGCCTCAGCCATGACAAGCGCCTGCTGTTCGGCGGCGGCGAAAGCTACGGCTACCGCTTTCCTGCCGACATCGCTTCCACCGTGCGCAAACCGATGCAGCAGATTTTCCCGCACTTGAAAGACGTCCGTATCGACTACGCCTGGGGCGGTACCCTTGGCATCACCATGAAGCGGATGCCCTATCTGGCGCGGCTAGCGCCGAATGTCCTGTCTGCTTCGGGCTACTCCGGCCACGGCGTCGGCACCGCCACCCATGCGGGCCAGCTGATGGCGCTGGCCCTGCAGGGCCAGGCCGAGGGCTTCGACACCTTGGCCCAAGTCCCCGCGCCCCGTTTCCCGGGCGGGCCGCGGATGCGATCACCGCTGCTGGCTCTGGCGATGACCTGGTTTTCCCTGCGGGACCGGCTGGGGATCTGA
- a CDS encoding glutamine synthetase family protein, with amino-acid sequence MSAWLDALPEAAKTYLEGRRLDEVECVISDLPGIARGKAVPASKFAKTDYFHLPDSIFYQTITGDWADAADEDGWIEKDMTLKPDMSTATAAPWTGDWTLQVIHDAYDREGKPIPFSPRNVLKRVVQLYHDKGWKPVVAPEMEFFLVARNIDPAHEIKPMMGRSGRPAAARQAYSMTAVDEFGPVIDDIYDFAEAQGFEIDGITQEGGAGQLEINLLHGDPVKLADEVFYFKRLIREAALRHDCFATFMAKPIEDEPGSAMHIHHSVLDMETGENIFSGPQGGETDAFYNYIAGFQNHLPAGLAVMAPYVNSYRRYVKDHAAPINLEWARDNRTTGIRIPLSGPGARRVENRIAGMDCNPYLGIALSLACGYIGLINEERPRKQFKGDAYEGEGDIPQVMGQALDLFDAATELHEVLGPEFARVYSIVKRAEYDEFLQVISPWEREHLLMNV; translated from the coding sequence ATGTCAGCCTGGCTCGACGCCCTTCCCGAAGCAGCAAAAACCTATCTGGAGGGCCGTCGTCTCGACGAAGTTGAATGCGTTATCTCGGACCTTCCCGGTATCGCCCGTGGCAAGGCGGTACCGGCATCCAAATTCGCAAAGACCGACTATTTTCATCTGCCTGACAGCATCTTTTACCAGACCATCACCGGGGACTGGGCTGATGCCGCGGATGAAGATGGCTGGATCGAAAAGGACATGACGCTGAAGCCGGACATGTCCACCGCCACGGCCGCGCCCTGGACCGGCGACTGGACGCTGCAGGTGATCCACGACGCCTATGACCGCGAAGGCAAACCGATACCTTTCAGCCCCCGTAACGTGCTGAAGCGTGTTGTGCAGCTTTATCATGACAAGGGCTGGAAACCGGTTGTGGCGCCCGAGATGGAGTTTTTCCTGGTCGCCCGCAATATTGATCCTGCACATGAGATCAAGCCGATGATGGGCCGCTCCGGCCGCCCGGCGGCAGCGCGCCAGGCCTATTCGATGACTGCGGTGGATGAATTCGGGCCCGTGATCGACGATATCTATGATTTCGCCGAGGCCCAGGGCTTTGAAATCGACGGCATCACCCAGGAAGGCGGCGCCGGCCAGCTGGAAATCAACCTGCTGCACGGCGACCCGGTCAAACTGGCGGATGAAGTCTTCTACTTCAAACGGCTGATCCGCGAAGCGGCGCTGCGCCACGACTGTTTTGCCACCTTCATGGCCAAGCCGATCGAGGATGAGCCCGGCTCAGCCATGCATATCCACCATTCGGTTCTGGATATGGAAACCGGCGAGAACATCTTCTCCGGCCCGCAGGGCGGCGAGACGGATGCGTTCTACAATTACATCGCAGGGTTTCAGAACCATCTGCCGGCGGGCCTGGCAGTGATGGCGCCTTATGTGAACTCCTACCGCCGCTACGTGAAGGATCACGCCGCCCCGATCAATCTGGAATGGGCACGCGACAACCGCACCACCGGCATCCGGATCCCGCTGTCGGGTCCCGGGGCGCGGCGGGTCGAAAACCGCATCGCCGGCATGGATTGCAACCCTTACCTGGGCATCGCGCTGTCGCTGGCCTGCGGTTACATCGGCCTGATCAACGAGGAACGCCCGCGCAAGCAGTTCAAGGGCGACGCCTATGAGGGCGAAGGCGATATCCCGCAAGTGATGGGCCAGGCACTGGACCTGTTTGACGCGGCCACCGAACTGCATGAGGTTCTGGGCCCGGAGTTCGCCCGCGTCTATTCCATCGTGAAACGTGCGGAATATGACGAGTTTCTTCAGGTGATTTCCCCCTGGGAGCGCGAACATCTGCTGATGAACGTGTAA